A single region of the Rhipicephalus microplus isolate Deutch F79 chromosome 10, USDA_Rmic, whole genome shotgun sequence genome encodes:
- the LOC119181221 gene encoding nucleoredoxin-like protein 2: MDLFRGKTLLKKDGTTISADGALRNKRLICIYFAAQWCPPCRVFTPILANAYRRAKDEGLPIEVVFVSSDRNANDMSAYVKSDHEDWPALPYGDALQAGLRARYKVAGIPTLVVVKADGALVSTNGRPDVQTKGYKAFKDWLSCI, translated from the exons ATGGATCTGTTCCGAGGCAAAACATTGCTCAAGAAGGACGGCACCACCATCTCGGCCGACGGCGCGCTGCGCAACAAGCGGCTGATCTGCATCTACTTCGCGGCGCAGTGGTGCCCACCGTGTCGCGTCTTCACGCCGATATTGGCCAACGCGTACCGCAGGGCCAAAGACGAAGGGCTGCCGATCGAG GTGGTGTTTGTGTCGTCGGACCGAAACGCTAACGACATGAGCGCTTACGTGAAGAGCGACCACGAAGACTGGCCTGCGCTTCCTTACGGAGACGCGCTGCAGGC CGGTCTCCGGGCCCGGTACAAGGTGGCCGGCATACCTACACTGGTGGTGGTCAAGGCGGACGGGGCACTCGTGAGCACCAACGGCAGGCCCGACGTCCAGACCAAGGGCTACAAGGCGTTCAAGGACTGGCTTAGCTGCATATGA
- the LOC119181907 gene encoding nucleoredoxin-like protein 2: MNSLRGKTLVRKDGTTITAEAALRNKRLICLYFAAEWCPPCITFTPILATAYREAKEEGLPIEVVFVSSDRSEDEMNAFVNNSHENWPVLPYGDPLQFTLKARYKISGIPTLVVLNARGDLICSNGRSSIATMSHYAFKEWLCTA; encoded by the exons ATGAACTCGCTGCGGGGCAAGACCCTGGTCAGAAAGGATGGCACGACCATCACGGCCGAGGCCGCGCTGCGCAACAAGCGCCTCATCTGCCTCTACTTCGCGGCCGAGTGGTGTCCTCCATGTATTACCTTCACGCCGATACTGGCCACCGCCTACCGCGAAGCAAAGGAAGAAGGCCTGCCCATCGAG GTAGTGTTCGTGTCGTCCGACCGAAGTGAGGACGAAATGAACGCCTTCGTCAATAACAGCCACGAAAACTGGCCTGTGCTTCCCTACGGTGACCCACTGCAGTT CACTCTCAAGGCCAGGTACAAGATCTCCGGCATACCAACGCTTGTGGTACTCAATGCCAGAGGCGACCTGATATGCAGCAACGGCAGGTCCAGTATCGCGACCATGTCCCACTATGCGTTCAAGGAATGGCTTTGCACCGCTTGA